From one Flavobacterium sp. N502536 genomic stretch:
- the priA gene encoding primosomal protein N', translating into MFFVEVVLPLSLAKTFTYRVSEAEFHFIKKGMRVAVPFGKSKIYTAMVIDLHQNEPGLYEAKEIHQILDEKPIATEVQIKHWLWVANYYMCAIGDVYRGAFPSGLLLESETIISYKVDAVVDQDELTDDEFLVYEALQQQSSLKVQEIISMLNKKNILPVLQKMIARNIIVLEEEIKEGYKPKLVRYVKLHAQYESDNGLGELLEVLKNANKQKEIVLAYFQIMASEKKPITVKKLVEVSNSTSAVVKALIDKEIFEEYLLQQDRVLFTGQTTDQQLILSEAQEKAFTAIKENLLEKEVCLLHGVTSSGKTEIYIKLIEEHLATGRQVLYLLPEIALTTQLVSRLRLYFGDKVAVFHSKYSNNERVEVWKQTLENSEKAQIVIGARSALFLPFDNLGLLIVDEEHEQTFKQTDPAPRYHARDAAIVLANFHKAKVLLGSATPSIETYFNAQADKYGLVSLTERYNNVRMPEIVLVDLKDKHFRKRMTGHFSDLLIEEIAEALSLGEQIILFQNRRGYSPVIECMTCGHVPHCQQCDVSLTFHKHKNQLRCHYCGYSIAKPTHCHSCSSIDLTTKGFGTEQIEQELLTLFPKAKTGRMDQDTTRGKYGFEKIIDSFKNREIDILVGTQMLAKGLDFDNVSLVGIMNADNMLHHPDFRAFERSYQMMTQVAGRAGRSEKQGKVVIQTYNPNHNTIQQVTNHNYIGMYKEQLYDRQIYKYPPYFRIIKLTLKHRDFDKLKEGSMWLYQVLSQNLNMPVLGPEEPAISRIRNEYIRTILIKIPQNLHLVNTKKTIQKMLNSFEAVAQYRAIKVVANVDFY; encoded by the coding sequence ATGTTTTTTGTTGAAGTCGTTTTGCCACTTTCACTGGCTAAAACTTTTACGTATCGTGTTTCTGAGGCTGAATTTCATTTTATAAAAAAGGGAATGCGGGTTGCAGTACCATTTGGTAAAAGTAAAATTTATACAGCAATGGTGATTGATCTGCATCAAAACGAACCGGGTTTGTATGAAGCCAAGGAAATACATCAGATATTAGACGAAAAACCTATCGCAACCGAAGTTCAGATTAAACACTGGCTTTGGGTAGCTAATTACTATATGTGCGCTATCGGAGATGTGTATCGTGGCGCTTTCCCTAGTGGATTGTTGTTGGAGAGCGAAACTATTATTTCGTATAAAGTGGATGCAGTAGTCGATCAGGATGAGCTTACCGATGATGAGTTTTTGGTTTATGAAGCCTTGCAACAACAAAGTTCTTTAAAGGTTCAGGAGATTATTTCGATGTTAAATAAGAAAAACATTCTTCCTGTTCTTCAAAAAATGATTGCCAGAAATATTATTGTTTTAGAAGAAGAAATTAAAGAAGGATACAAACCAAAACTGGTTCGTTATGTGAAATTACATGCCCAATACGAATCGGATAATGGTTTGGGAGAATTGTTGGAAGTCTTAAAAAATGCCAACAAACAAAAGGAAATCGTACTGGCTTATTTTCAGATTATGGCTTCTGAGAAAAAGCCGATTACCGTAAAAAAACTGGTTGAGGTTTCAAATTCGACTTCAGCCGTAGTCAAAGCACTGATTGATAAAGAAATTTTTGAAGAATATCTTTTACAACAGGACAGAGTTTTGTTTACAGGACAAACAACAGATCAGCAATTAATACTAAGTGAAGCGCAGGAAAAAGCTTTTACTGCAATTAAAGAGAATCTTTTAGAAAAAGAAGTTTGCCTGCTTCATGGGGTTACTTCAAGCGGAAAAACAGAGATTTATATCAAGCTGATCGAAGAACATCTGGCAACCGGAAGACAGGTTTTGTATCTGCTGCCGGAAATTGCTTTGACCACACAATTGGTTTCGAGATTAAGACTTTACTTTGGAGATAAAGTGGCGGTTTTTCACTCTAAATACAGTAATAATGAAAGAGTAGAGGTTTGGAAACAAACACTTGAAAACTCAGAGAAAGCCCAAATAGTAATAGGGGCAAGGTCTGCATTGTTTTTGCCTTTCGATAATTTAGGTTTATTGATCGTAGACGAAGAGCACGAGCAGACTTTTAAGCAAACAGATCCTGCACCGCGTTACCATGCCAGAGATGCTGCAATTGTTCTGGCTAACTTTCATAAGGCAAAAGTATTGTTAGGTTCGGCAACACCAAGTATTGAGACCTATTTTAATGCACAGGCAGATAAGTATGGTCTGGTATCGCTTACGGAACGCTACAACAATGTTCGAATGCCGGAAATTGTTCTGGTAGATTTGAAAGATAAACATTTCAGAAAAAGAATGACGGGGCATTTTAGCGATCTTTTAATTGAAGAAATCGCCGAGGCCTTGTCTTTGGGTGAGCAAATAATTTTGTTTCAAAACAGACGCGGGTATTCGCCTGTAATAGAATGTATGACTTGTGGTCATGTGCCGCATTGCCAGCAGTGCGATGTGAGTCTGACCTTTCACAAACATAAAAATCAGCTGCGTTGTCATTACTGCGGGTATTCGATTGCTAAACCAACGCATTGTCACAGCTGTTCAAGTATTGATCTGACCACTAAAGGATTCGGAACGGAGCAAATCGAGCAGGAACTGCTCACTCTTTTTCCTAAAGCCAAAACGGGTCGAATGGATCAGGATACCACCCGCGGCAAGTATGGTTTTGAAAAAATAATAGACTCGTTTAAAAATCGTGAAATCGATATTTTGGTTGGAACACAAATGCTGGCCAAAGGACTGGATTTTGATAATGTGAGCCTGGTGGGGATCATGAATGCTGATAATATGCTGCATCATCCTGATTTTAGAGCTTTTGAACGCAGTTATCAAATGATGACACAGGTTGCGGGAAGAGCCGGAAGATCAGAAAAACAGGGGAAAGTTGTCATTCAAACCTACAACCCAAATCACAATACGATTCAGCAGGTTACCAACCATAATTATATAGGTATGTATAAGGAGCAATTGTATGATCGCCAGATTTACAAATACCCGCCTTATTTCAGAATTATAAAACTGACTTTAAAGCATCGCGATTTTGATAAATTAAAGGAAGGATCGATGTGGCTGTATCAGGTTTTGAGTCAGAATTTAAATATGCCAGTATTGGGGCCTGAAGAACCCGCTATCAGCAGAATCAGGAACGAGTATATCAGAACCATTCTGATTAAGATTCCGCAGAACCTGCATTTGGTCAATACGAAAAAAACTATTCAGAAAATGCTGAATAGTTTTGAAGCTGTGGCTCAGTACAGAGCTATAAAGGTTGTTGCAAACGTTGACTTTTATTAA
- a CDS encoding LytR/AlgR family response regulator transcription factor — MKLNCVVVDDSSIQRTIIAKLVNNHPGLHLIGDFSNAIEAKSCISLNNIDLIFLDIEMPVINGFDFLDGLKSKPQIIFITSKAEYALKAFDYDATDYLQKPIAVDRFNASVKRAIDMHLLKKDIKEEEGEHIFIKSNLKKLKIFTAKIKWIEAFGDYVRVVTEDDSNLVLSTMKSFENDLSKEKFIRVHKSYIINIDKVERFNSKFAEIGITKIPLSRNKKEDLVKALSTSS; from the coding sequence ATGAAACTAAACTGTGTTGTTGTAGATGATAGTTCTATACAAAGGACCATTATTGCAAAATTAGTTAATAATCACCCAGGTTTGCATTTAATCGGGGATTTTTCTAATGCAATAGAGGCAAAAAGCTGTATCTCTCTAAATAATATCGATTTAATATTTCTTGATATAGAAATGCCCGTTATTAATGGGTTTGATTTTCTTGACGGGCTAAAATCTAAGCCACAAATTATATTCATTACTTCTAAAGCAGAATATGCTTTAAAAGCATTTGACTATGATGCTACGGATTACCTTCAGAAACCTATTGCCGTAGATCGTTTTAATGCTTCTGTAAAAAGAGCCATTGATATGCATTTGCTAAAAAAAGATATCAAAGAAGAAGAGGGCGAACATATATTCATTAAAAGCAATCTTAAAAAACTCAAAATATTTACAGCAAAAATCAAATGGATAGAAGCTTTTGGTGATTATGTAAGAGTGGTTACCGAAGACGATAGCAACTTGGTACTTTCGACCATGAAATCTTTTGAGAATGATCTTTCAAAAGAAAAATTCATTCGCGTACACAAGTCCTATATTATTAACATTGATAAAGTAGAACGCTTTAACAGTAAATTTGCCGAGATAGGTATTACCAAAATTCCGCTTAGCCGAAACAAAAAAGAAGATTTAGTAAAAGCATTATCAACGTCGTCTTAA
- the rpsF gene encoding 30S ribosomal protein S6: MNHYETVFILNPVLSEVQVKETVTKFEEFLTSRGAEMVSKEDWGLKKMAYEIQNKKSGFYHLFEFKVSGEVLIAFETEFRRDERVMRFLTVSLDKHAISWAERRRAKLKSTKA, from the coding sequence ATGAATCATTATGAAACTGTTTTCATTTTAAATCCCGTTTTATCTGAGGTTCAGGTGAAGGAAACAGTAACGAAATTTGAAGAATTTCTTACTAGTAGAGGAGCTGAAATGGTATCGAAAGAGGATTGGGGTCTTAAAAAAATGGCTTACGAAATCCAAAACAAAAAAAGTGGTTTTTACCATTTATTCGAATTCAAAGTATCTGGAGAAGTTCTAATTGCTTTTGAAACTGAATTTAGACGTGACGAAAGAGTTATGCGTTTCTTAACTGTAAGTTTAGACAAACATGCTATTTCATGGGCGGAAAGAAGAAGAGCTAAATTAAAATCTACTAAAGCGTAA
- the rpsR gene encoding 30S ribosomal protein S18, whose translation MSTIEQSAKGKKDGDIRYLTPLNIETNKTKKYCRFKKSGIKYIDYKDADFLLKFVNEQGKILPRRLTGTSLKYQRKVSVAVKRARHLALMPYVADLLK comes from the coding sequence ATGTCTACAATCGAGCAATCTGCAAAAGGAAAAAAAGACGGAGATATCAGATATTTAACGCCTTTAAACATTGAAACTAACAAAACTAAAAAGTATTGTCGTTTCAAAAAATCAGGAATCAAATACATCGACTATAAAGATGCTGATTTCTTATTGAAATTCGTAAATGAGCAAGGAAAAATTCTTCCTCGTCGTTTAACTGGAACTTCATTAAAATACCAAAGAAAAGTTTCTGTAGCTGTAAAAAGAGCTCGTCACTTAGCTTTAATGCCATACGTGGCCGATTTATTAAAATAA
- the rplI gene encoding 50S ribosomal protein L9 has protein sequence MELILKQDVQNLGFKDDVVSVKPGYGRNFLIPQGFATLATPSAKKVLAENLKQRAHKEAKVVADAKALAETLKALEIKLTAKAGGEKLFGSITNIDIAEALEKSGNAIDRKFITSGIVKRTGKYTASIRLHRDVIVELAYEIIAEK, from the coding sequence ATGGAACTTATTTTAAAACAAGACGTACAAAACTTAGGATTTAAAGATGATGTAGTATCTGTAAAACCTGGTTACGGTCGTAACTTTTTAATTCCTCAAGGTTTTGCTACTTTAGCAACTCCTTCTGCTAAAAAAGTTTTAGCTGAAAATCTAAAACAAAGAGCACACAAAGAAGCTAAAGTGGTTGCTGATGCAAAAGCATTAGCTGAAACTTTAAAAGCTCTTGAAATTAAACTTACTGCAAAAGCTGGTGGAGAGAAACTTTTTGGTTCTATCACAAACATCGACATTGCTGAAGCTTTAGAGAAATCAGGTAACGCTATTGATAGAAAATTCATCACTAGTGGTATCGTAAAACGTACTGGAAAATATACAGCTAGCATCCGTTTACACAGAGATGTTATTGTTGAATTAGCATACGAGATTATCGCTGAAAAATAA